In the Blautia coccoides genome, TTGACATTCAAAAAATCCTCATTCTTTCTGTTAATCCCTTCAAAAATTCCATAGTCCTGTTCTATCAGCCGGTCCTCTGCGTAATAAGGAACCCCTGTCCGCTCAGAAATGACTCTGCTGGTTTCCATTGCCCGGCGAAGCGGCGATGAATAGATTCTCTGAATCCCGCACTCTAAGATGCTGTCTGCCAGCATCTCAGCCTGTCTGTACCCTTCCTGTGTCAGATTTATATCCGTTCTGCCGCATACCTTGTCCAGAGCGTTCCACTCTGTCTGTCCGTGTCTGGCTGCGTATATTTTCATCTTCTCCCACCCCACTCCTTATGACGTACCGCTTTTATCTCTACACTCAACATTATATACGAATTCGACTTTGAAGTATAGCGTTCTTTCTTTGTTTAATGCAAGTATTTTCCCTTGGCTTTTTTATCATATTCCGTCAAATATCACATATGTCTATTATCCACTTAGTAAATTTCGTATAATTATTTTATTTTTTTCTTGATTTTTTTGTATAACTATGCTACTATAACTGCAACTTAGGTATGCTTTAAGTATGCTTTAAATATTTCCTGCTTCATCACGGTATAACCTCCAACCGTGTTTGATCCAGAAAGGAGTAGAGACTTATGGAAAAAGAAGTAAAGACGCAGATTGCGGAATCTGTCCAAAAACACTTAAAACAAGCGGTCAAGCTCAGTGAGGAGCTGGCAGCGCACCCGGAACTTCCCTATGAAGAATTTGAATCCAGCCAAAAGATGGCCGAGCTTTTATCCGAGGAAGGCTTTGAGGTTACCTATCCCTATGCAGGATATGACACAGCATTCTGTGCCTGTTTTGACAATGGGCCTGGGGTATCTGTTGCGATTTTGGCAGAATATGATGCACTTCCGGAAATCGGACATGGCTGTGGACATAATCTGCACGGCGCTCTCTCTGTACTCACCGGACTTGTGCTCCGTGACCTAAAACATCTGTTTCAGGGAAAAGTTTATGTGATCGGCACACCTGCAGAAGAAGAAAACGGAGCCAAGGTGGGTATGGCCGATCAGGGAATTTTTGACCATATGTCCCTGGCAATCATGATGCATAGCTGGGCCGGCGGGTATTCTCTGCCTGATATGGATGTTCTGAGCCTGCGCTGCTATGTTGTAGAATTCCACGGACAGGCTGCACATGCTGTAGCTGCTCCCTGGCAGGGCAGAAGTGCTCTTGCCGCAGCAAGAAAATTCCTGGATCTGATCGATGCCAGACGAGAATGTTTCACCCCTGATATCCACGTAAATGCTGTGATCCAGGACGGCGGAAAAGCCCCTAATATCATCCCTGACTATGCAAAGATTCGGATGGAATTCCGTACAGACTCAATGGCAAAGCTGCTTCAGG is a window encoding:
- a CDS encoding histidine phosphatase family protein; amino-acid sequence: MKIYAARHGQTEWNALDKVCGRTDINLTQEGYRQAEMLADSILECGIQRIYSSPLRRAMETSRVISERTGVPYYAEDRLIEQDYGIFEGINRKNEDFLNVKKNFAFRYPGGESMMQTACRVYNLLDEIRKRDKDKTVLLASHGGICRVIRSYFTDMTNDEYYHYTQKNGTLELYRCD
- a CDS encoding M20 family metallopeptidase, with the translated sequence MEKEVKTQIAESVQKHLKQAVKLSEELAAHPELPYEEFESSQKMAELLSEEGFEVTYPYAGYDTAFCACFDNGPGVSVAILAEYDALPEIGHGCGHNLHGALSVLTGLVLRDLKHLFQGKVYVIGTPAEEENGAKVGMADQGIFDHMSLAIMMHSWAGGYSLPDMDVLSLRCYVVEFHGQAAHAVAAPWQGRSALAAARKFLDLIDARRECFTPDIHVNAVIQDGGKAPNIIPDYAKIRMEFRTDSMAKLLQVDEMIKKCANAAAMALDCTVSLEFGLSDFADMVRVEPLEKSISEYLSDFGHKVGDVSPATGSSDMGNVSYRCPAIQPLLSITDDNLALHTTAFRDATLKPQAHESIACGAASMTALALKILNDADYRSNVHHSWETSLKKKENM